GACTGACAGAATAGAAAGTAAACAGGATATTATGATTATCCTAACAATCCTCACATGTCTTTTGTTTATATCACTCCTATCACTCATTActaatgtttttctctctggCTGGAGTAGACTGTGTATTCCTGACATTAAAATAAGTTGTTAAATCAGACATCTGGGTAAAAGAAGGCCTGATAAAATCCTTTGAGTAGAAATGAAAGTGAAACTGACCAACTGGGTTGCCACGTTAGTATAAACCCTCCGTCTGTGGGTAAAAATGTCCTTGTCAATGATTTTAGTCAATAGATAGATCTGCTGTTTTCTGAACGTGTTGTTTACAAGAGTGactattttaatctgttttgagtcgaaacaataacacacaattataaaaccatttttaaaaaaatcgaTCTTATCCGTTAGCTACGTATGATGACGTCCATATCTCATAATGCAGGATATTTTCAAAACCTGGCAACCACGTCCAGGGGGAAAGCCGGAAGTGGCTGGCCGTGCGGAGGAGAAGACCATCCCGATACTGCAAGACCATTAGTCCAGATATGAGTTACGATTACAAGGTCTTCTGTGTCCTTTGTCAGCGGTCCGAGGAGACAAAACTAACCGGAACCTTGTCGACTAAGaagcaggtcacagcccatcAGAACTGTCTGGTAAATAGTTCCGTCTTCATCTCCCATGACAACAGTTAGAAACAAGGAAGTCACAGGCTGCAACTTCCCGCGACaccactgaattcaaaattttaccctgacctacttgcataggtcaaagatcaaagctagtgctctgacatgCTGTCagtgatcaaagcactagctttgatctacggtcttattcacactggcctccctccTCTTTATATCTTACAtgtttcctgagtgtacaaaagtagaaatttgaccttgacccagttgTCTAAAGGttaaggtcatcgtctcattttcatcccctttgctgccagagtaatttgctttttgtttcgtctttctatcagAAACGGTTGCGcagatatttagtggacaaaCTAACGAAAGGTCATTCATTAAATATTCTCTACAATGATGAGGTGGGGATAAATTCACAGGCTGCACATGGAAATAGTAAGAAAAACCAATGCAAGTTGTCACTCATCAATGTACAGAGATCTACATTCCtctgtgataataataattaataatagtgataattaataataatgctgTGTTCACACCAAACATGACGCTTCATGCGGTGCAGTTACACACAGGTTCATGTTGAACATTAGAGTCAATAGATCCTGTCAGCTGATTTCATTCATTGCATAAATTGTGCTGTTTGCATCATAGTTTCCTTGGATGTCTTTTGATTGTTTAATACTGTCCAGAATTCATCTTTGTTTCTCTTCTCCAGCTGTTTTCCTCTGGTATTTGCTGTCAGAATTCTCCACAGTTTGATGATCTGTTTGGGTTTGCTGTGGAGGACGTTGTGGAAGAGGTGAAACGAGGAAGCAAACTGGTAAATATGAGTGATTAGGAATGGGCCTAATCCATAAATTGTCTGCTGGAATCTGTgttcagaaatttaaaaaaaacttttttgtgctTTAAGAAATGTTCTAAATGTAAGAAGAGAGGCGCTACTGCTGGATGTGAAGTTGGACGATGCAAAAAGTCCTACCACTACCCCTGTGCTGTCCAAGACGGAGCCGTGATCGTCGAGGATCCAGTCATGGGGACCTACAAGTCGGTCTAGTGTAATTGTTTGCTGTGTGTCTCGTGTAATTGTTGTCGTAACTAACTGTTGCGTTGCCGTAGCTGAAGCCAAAATGTCATCATGTTTTCTTACTGCAGGCTGTTCTGTCTCCATCACATTCCACGAGGTAAAAGTCTCTGTCTTCCTGTTAATAGTTGTTACTGCGTCCCACCTTCTGTGTTCACTGTTTCCTCTTCACTTTCAGAAAACAGCACCTTTGCGGACGGATGtgcgtcctcctcctcttcctctgagcgTCCCAGTGAAGCCGGACTGTCTAAGGTTTGTCTGATGGGACTATCTGGAAGTAGTTTTTATGATGGTGGCAAGTGTTTCAATCTTTCTGAAGCTGGAGCTGAGCTATAAAATTCCAAATATAGAAGGTTTTTGTTTGGTCCTAAACCGTATCCACAAAGTCCTGAtatccatgttttattttcatgaggTGTATCGTCCTGCTTGTGAGAAGACATAGGGAATTATGGCGTTAATCTAATTTTATTCTCTTGTAAGTATGTTCACATTTCATATCTGATTTAGAACCTTTAGCTGTGATTTTCTCTAAGCATTGCGTTTTGTGTTTCTAGAATTTATCGTTACGAACCTGTTCCTTCATCACTTAAGAAGAAGGCCTGTGGTGAGTTCAGCTCTGAGCATCGTACTTTACTTGCATCCGTTGTCATGGAGACTGAAGGTCTCCTTTCCTGGCAGGTGACTCCACAGCAGAGATGCTATCCGGGAACAGCAGCGACTCCAGCGCGTCCGGCAGCTTCAGGCGTTTATCTCGAAAGGTACATCGGCAGGTTTCCACAGGTTTTTACATTTCGTTCAACGTTTTACCGATGTGACTTTTTCTGTTCCTCCTTTTCTAACAGAGACGGCTAAGCTCCACTGACAAGTGAGTTAATATTTGCCTGCTAAAAGTCCAAAAAGTCTAGGACAAGACTATTGTAAAGAAAAGAAGTCTTCATTTTCCTGCTTTTGACTTTTCACGCCAATGAAAAGTCAAAAGTCCTACCACAATTTCTCGCTTCACTGACATTGTGGTCAGACACTGGATAGCCTGCGTCGTGAATGAACACGAACGTGACTCTCAGTggcctgtgttgtttttttgtttgtttttttgttaatacaGTGATGCATGCTAACTTTTTATTAACTCAGGTTTGGAAGAGCGGAATTCCAAAAGGTGGATTGCaacactgccatctagtggttaGAGGTTCACATAGCGCAAAAGCAagctcagcaaaaaaaaataaaaaaattctgtttaatATTTATCAGTTAGTTTATGTTAAAGCTACTACTGTACTCCTTTTGTGAGTTTACTCAGCTCTGTATCATGTTTAGAGTTTGGGGTGGTgatgtgttgtattttttatttttgattgtctCATccataaatcaaattaaatcaagaaTCAAAAATTGTTGCCTcttggacgcctccctggggagatgttccaggcatgtcctacctGGAGGAGGCATCAGGGACGACCTgtggactatgtctctcagctggtcCTGGGAACACCCCCGGAAGAGCTGGAAGAGGCATCTGAGGAGAGGGAATTCTGGGCatccctgctcagactgttgccTCAGCAACCCGGTTGCAGATATGTGGTtgaagatgatggatggacggattcAATCATTTAATGAAGAGCAATTAGATTTTTCTACTTTCAGGTTTTTTCATtaaaggattttattttaatcaattaACTTACAATATTTGAGAGAAACAAGCGATCTAATCTTGCTATTTACTGCTCGAtcttgtgatgatgatgatgttacttttttttatgcttcCTAAAGagcaaatgtttgatttttcacACACAGAGAAGACGCTGAAAGTCCTACTGAGTGTGCATCAGGTAGGTTTCACAGCACTTTGAGCACTAATGCAGATTATTTAGTGAAGACTTAGATTAATTTATGAATGACTATAATTTCCTGTCATCTCTAGGAAAACAAGGAAAACAACCAGAAAGCAGAGATGAATGCGTTGAGGAAGATAGAAGAGTGAGGAATGTGTCTTTTTCCCAAACACTTACAGATCTGTTTTATCCACTCAACATTCAGatctaatttcacatttttacaaTGACAAAGTTAACTGTTGTTaacacaaatctattttaacAGGACAACCATCACATGTTCAGAGGATTCAAAGAATTTTAAAGTGCGCCATTTATACTTACTGTGTTTTATGCTGATTTTattatattagttttataaataaatggtTAATAATTACTTTGTACAGACCATTTCCATAAAAATCAGTCACACCGGTCTGGTGGGATTCAGTGCAGGAAGTATAAATGTGTGCTCTTTTCCAGTCATCTCTGAAGTCTCAAAGTCCACTTTGtctacaacaaaacaaattatgttggtcctgtttgtttctgttttttttgttttttttactgatcaTTGAGATAGTTATAACATTTTAAGAAATGAATTTGCCTGCGAAAAATCAAGAGAAGCGTTCACCCTTCTGgcattaaatgtgtgtttctacagGAAAGGgagtcacagagtcaggatgTAGAGGCCAGCATGGAGAGTCCTCCAGTTTCAACAGCAAGTGCTACAACCCAGACTCAACCTAGACCTCTTATAACAACGACAGGAGCCTTAATAGTAAAGGCTGAGGATGGAGGTAAGTTTGAGGCCAGTAAGCGCAGGACTCATGTATTGAGTCCGCCCCCAAGTGATGTTGGATAAGCTGACCTGACATGGAACCGTGTCCCTCCCAGGGGTTAGTCCTGACCAGAGGCCAGAGGTCTACAGCCCCCCTGTCACACCTCAGAACTGCCCCGGCTCTCCTTCCTCTCAGGACCTCTTGACCCCCGGTAGCGTGACAGGCTTTCCTTCATGTTCCAGTCTGGACATTCCCCCAGCTCTACGTGAAACCACCCCCTCCCCAGCTGAACCCCCGTCTGAACCAGAGGCCGGCATCGACCCCAGCAGCTTCTGGAGAAGCTGCAACGCTGCGGGATGCACGCAGGCCATGTTCACGGCGTTCACTGATGAGATGAACATCATCTCCAACAGGATTCAAAAGTGGCGGGccagtgatgaaggtgaagacaCTCACATGTTTGTGACACagcaccaccaccccccacccccacccccacccactgGAAATGTAAAGCTCTCTGTCATCTCTCTACAGATTATCGTCTTGCACTAGCAGTGATGGAGGCCTCTGGGAAACTGGCAGAGCTCGTAGCCAAGCAGCAGCGAGGTGATTCAAAGTCGTGATTGTTTGGTCTCTGACGGTAGACCAGAGACACACGGGCCCCAAAGTGGAGGTTAAACTGTGTCAGATAAATATGTGACTCTTCTTTGGTGTCGCATTTAGTACCaaattaaaagtcaaacatGATAAACTAGTATTTCATTGAGTCAGTTTAGCATTTTTTGTGTTCATAAATTAGTTACTAAATGTAATTTCCTATAACTGACTGTTTgctttttccttcatttataGCAGTTGTGTCTAGTTGATTCAGAATAATGTCGCTGTCGCTAACAGGAGCGAATGGCTATATTCTTTTACCAAATATACAAACATTTCCACATGATGCGTGTGCTGTCATTACAGAATTAGAACGCAAACAAGCGGAGCTGACAAAGGCAGCAGCGGCCATGCAGGAGGTTGTTTCAGCGCTGAGGAGGTGAGACCATCGACGGGAAGAAGACCGCGGATCTCAGAGAACGGTTTACTctcattgtttgtgtttatgattgTTTCATGTGGTAGTTACTGTCTGTTTTCATGTCATTCTGAAGGTTTTCATTTATTGTGTCAAAAGTAATGCCTCATGGGATATATTTGTCGACTTTTATTcaagtatttttattcattaatcaCTGGTTCATTTGACAGGTTTTatagttttattgttttaacaatgaaaatgaaataaagatctGTCGAAGCTTTGATCATGATTTCAGGCCCAACTTCACTGTTTTTCAGGATAAGGATTCTTAGAAAGTGAATGAATCAACCAAATAgttatgttttaatttgtagACATCGGACAAAACAGCTCCAGTGCTGCTGAAATTTAAAGAGGAGAATCTATAAGTGTTTATAGTCTATAATTAATTCAGAATTGAGACTGATGTGGAGAAATTCCCAACAGATTTGACAGAAACAGATTGGTGCCTTAAAAAAGTACAAGTTGTATTTGATATGTGATGAAATAAGCATGCAATGTGTGTTGGTGGTTTAGTGTGTACAGATGGTTTATGACACACTGCAGGCTGAGCTGTGTGTGGCTCCAGGGAATCCATACATGTGAGCAGAAAGCCCACAATGTGACTTCTGTTAAGTCTGTGCTTTATGCTCTGGTTCAAATATATAATGTTCATCAAACCAGAACTGGGGTCTAAAAGAGGGAGGACACACTGGAGGATGAAAGCATTGCAGCTtctgaaaatgcaaaaacacaacttgGAAAAATTAACAACCCACAACAGTCAAGAACTTTTATTAACTTGCTTGCAGAGGTCATCAAAGTGATAGTTTATCATACTTTATCATACAGCAGATGCATCATGAGATGAGAAAGTGTCCAGTCACCAGACCCCAAGTGGTTCAACTTCTGAAGTTTTATACGTTTAACAATGGAGAACGTTATTGTAACCTTTGTTACTAAATTATAATATTGATTCAACACATATAGGTCAGCGTTAGATAATGTTGATATGTGTAACAGCTAAAGTCTCTCCCTCCCGAAGCTCACCTGGAACCAGAGTTCCCTCTTTGGGTCATCTCAAACATCTGCAGCGGTGACAACCACCAAGTATTAGCTGATCGGGGTTTGACCTAACTGACCTCTTTAAGACTTGAATCAATAatagtatttttattgttacttCTTTAGTGCAAACAGCTTCAAACATCAATCTGAAAATCATGACTTCAAAGTGTGAATTCCAAtaagtataataaaaaaaaaagtctcaaaaagtttaaaaagaagTGCAAACGCATTAAAAGTAAGTTGGTTGGTCAGTTACACAGAATAATGATAATAGATGGTATCAGGCAACAGGCAAGAATTATTCAAGTAAATAGAGAATAGTAATGCCTTAATGTGTTCCAGCTCCTGCTTTAtacaaaaaaagggaaattcaGGCACTGTGGCAGATCCGCCCTCATCGGTCACATGATGGACACAGCAGGTTTGATGGAGATGGCGATCAAAGGTTCATTGTCAGTGGAGGTGTGAGCTGGGTGAGATGAAGTCCTGTGGGAGTCGCCACAGCAGCCTCTGAATCCCAGTCTCTAGTCATCACGCGTCAAGGTCAGTTTTTGAAGGCCCCGCATCGGCTGGCTCGACATATGAAGTCTTTGAGCAGGTTTCCGTCGATCTGCCAGAAAGCAGCGGTTTGGGTCACCTCCGTCAGGTGGTTGACACAGAACTTAAAGCAGAACTCCTCCAGGTCCTCgatgacaaaaagacaaaagcacCAATTAGTAGAAAGAACTGTGACTCCAGAGACGTTAGGAAACACTCCACTCAGGCCTTTATTGTCATGTTCAAGGTAATGCTCTGACAGCTCCACCTTTCTGAGGCATTTAAATGAAGGGAAgagaagaaatcaaaggaaggaAAGTCTTTCAAATGAGACAAAGGTGTTGGTGGATATAGGGTCGCTCTGAGAAGAGAAGTTTAAGAATCACATTTGTTTCCAGCGTCACATCAACCTCATGATCCTATCCACGACAGCAGCAGACAGTAACACAATAATGCTAAGACACAACAGTCAGTCACTCTCCAGACAGTAAATA
This window of the Antennarius striatus isolate MH-2024 chromosome 12, ASM4005453v1, whole genome shotgun sequence genome carries:
- the phf11 gene encoding uncharacterized protein phf11, whose protein sequence is MWIFSKPGNHVQGESRKWLAVRRRRPSRYCKTISPDMSYDYKVFCVLCQRSEETKLTGTLSTKKQVTAHQNCLLFSSGICCQNSPQFDDLFGFAVEDVVEEVKRGSKLKCSKCKKRGATAGCEVGRCKKSYHYPCAVQDGAVIVEDPVMGTYKLFCLHHIPRENSTFADGCASSSSSSERPSEAGLSKKKACGDSTAEMLSGNSSDSSASGSFRRLSRKRRLSSTDKEDAESPTECASGKQGKQPESRDECVEEDRRERESQSQDVEASMESPPVSTASATTQTQPRPLITTTGALIVKAEDGGVSPDQRPEVYSPPVTPQNCPGSPSSQDLLTPGSVTGFPSCSSLDIPPALRETTPSPAEPPSEPEAGIDPSSFWRSCNAAGCTQAMFTAFTDEMNIISNRIQKWRASDEDYRLALAVMEASGKLAELVAKQQRELERKQAELTKAAAAMQEVVSALRR